A region of Allocoleopsis franciscana PCC 7113 DNA encodes the following proteins:
- the sat gene encoding sulfate adenylyltransferase, protein MSQHPESIAPHGGQLIHRIASHNQRHEFLDKADFLPRVQLDKRATSDLEMIAIGAFSPLIGFMEQADYDTVVETMRLANGLPWSIPVTLSVDEAVAEPLKEGSLVRLDDPNGNFVGVLELTQKYRYDKVREAVNVYRTDEEEHPGVKVVYEQGDVNLAGPVWLLQRDHHPQFPTYQIDPAKSRALFQEKGWKTVVGFQTRNPIHRAHEYIIKCALETVDGLFLHPLVGATKSDDISAEVRMRCYEIMLELYFPETRVILAINPAAMRYAGPREAIFHALIRKNYGCTHFIVGRDHAGVGDYYGTYDAQHIFDEYELGELGIVPMKFEHAFYCKRTEQMATTKTSPSRPEERVHLSGTKVREMLRRGELPPPEFSRPAVAAELARAMNITNYEI, encoded by the coding sequence TTGAGTCAGCATCCAGAGAGCATTGCCCCCCACGGCGGTCAGCTCATTCACCGTATTGCTTCGCACAACCAGCGGCATGAATTTTTAGATAAAGCCGACTTTCTCCCCAGAGTCCAACTCGACAAACGGGCAACCTCCGATTTAGAAATGATTGCCATTGGGGCATTTAGTCCCCTGATTGGCTTCATGGAGCAAGCCGACTACGACACAGTGGTTGAGACGATGCGGCTAGCCAACGGTTTGCCTTGGTCAATTCCGGTCACACTGTCTGTGGATGAGGCCGTAGCAGAACCGTTAAAAGAAGGCAGTTTGGTACGTTTGGATGACCCGAACGGGAACTTTGTTGGTGTTTTAGAGCTGACTCAGAAGTATCGTTACGACAAAGTTCGGGAAGCGGTGAATGTTTACCGCACCGATGAGGAAGAACACCCTGGGGTTAAAGTCGTTTATGAGCAGGGAGACGTTAATTTAGCAGGCCCGGTTTGGTTGTTGCAACGCGACCATCATCCCCAGTTTCCCACGTACCAAATTGACCCCGCGAAGTCTCGTGCCCTGTTTCAAGAAAAGGGCTGGAAAACAGTCGTCGGATTCCAGACCCGCAATCCCATCCACAGAGCACACGAATACATCATCAAGTGTGCCCTAGAAACCGTAGATGGTCTGTTCCTGCATCCCCTTGTCGGTGCCACCAAGAGTGACGATATCTCCGCTGAGGTGCGGATGCGCTGCTACGAGATTATGCTGGAACTTTACTTTCCAGAAACTCGTGTGATTCTGGCGATTAATCCAGCGGCTATGCGCTATGCCGGACCCAGAGAAGCAATTTTCCACGCTCTGATTCGTAAGAATTATGGCTGTACTCACTTCATTGTGGGGCGCGACCATGCCGGTGTGGGTGATTATTATGGCACCTACGATGCCCAGCACATCTTTGATGAGTATGAGTTAGGTGAACTGGGAATCGTGCCGATGAAGTTTGAACATGCCTTCTACTGCAAGCGTACTGAGCAGATGGCAACCACGAAAACTAGCCCATCGAGACCGGAAGAGCGGGTTCATCTATCCGGAACGAAAGTCCGGGAGATGTTGCGTCGGGGCGAGTTGCCACCGCCAGAGTTTTCACGCCCTGCTGTCGCCGCCGAATTGGCAAGAGCGATGAATATTACCAATTATGAGATTTGA
- the mnmA gene encoding tRNA 2-thiouridine(34) synthase MnmA codes for MNRVVVGLSGGVDSSVAAATLHRQGYEVVGLTLWLMKGKGQCCSEGMVDAAFICEQLGIPHHIVDSRDVFQHYIVDYLVSGYEAGITPLPCSQCNRAVKFGPMLSYAREQLGIDQIATGHYARIQYEATSARYQLLRAVDLTKDQSYFLYDLTQDQLAGTVFPLGELKKTETRRLAAEYNLKTADKPESQDLCLIESHGSMKAFLDKYISQSSGNIVDVDGKVLGQHNGIHHYTIGQRKGIGIAAAQPLYVIGIDAGRNQVIVGDRTHATQPECTVGRVNWVSIPEPTAPIRATAQVRYRSPAVPVTVIPLEGNRMKLVFDEPQFSVTPGQAAVLYEGDIVLGGGIIERPTAG; via the coding sequence ATGAACAGAGTCGTCGTCGGCCTCTCTGGTGGAGTAGACAGTTCTGTCGCCGCCGCTACCCTACATCGTCAAGGATACGAAGTTGTTGGTCTAACCCTGTGGTTAATGAAAGGGAAAGGTCAATGTTGCTCTGAGGGGATGGTCGATGCGGCGTTCATCTGTGAACAATTGGGGATTCCCCATCATATTGTGGATAGCCGCGATGTTTTTCAGCATTATATTGTGGATTATCTGGTATCGGGGTACGAGGCCGGAATCACGCCTTTGCCTTGTTCGCAGTGCAATCGGGCGGTGAAGTTTGGCCCGATGCTGAGTTATGCTCGCGAACAATTGGGAATTGACCAAATTGCCACAGGTCACTACGCCCGAATTCAGTATGAGGCAACGAGCGCTCGCTATCAATTGCTCAGAGCCGTGGACTTGACAAAAGACCAATCTTACTTTCTCTACGACTTAACTCAAGACCAGCTAGCGGGAACCGTCTTTCCCTTGGGAGAACTCAAGAAAACAGAAACGCGACGCCTTGCGGCTGAATATAACCTCAAGACAGCCGATAAGCCAGAAAGCCAAGACTTATGCTTGATTGAATCTCATGGTTCTATGAAAGCCTTTCTGGACAAGTACATCAGCCAAAGCTCAGGTAATATTGTGGACGTGGATGGGAAGGTTTTAGGGCAGCATAACGGCATTCACCATTACACAATTGGACAGCGTAAGGGCATTGGGATTGCGGCGGCTCAACCCTTGTATGTGATTGGCATAGACGCGGGACGGAACCAAGTGATTGTTGGCGATCGCACCCATGCCACTCAGCCAGAATGTACAGTAGGACGAGTAAACTGGGTCTCGATCCCTGAACCCACAGCGCCTATTCGAGCGACCGCGCAAGTCCGCTATCGTTCCCCTGCTGTACCAGTGACTGTGATTCCTTTAGAAGGAAACCGCATGAAATTGGTCTTTGATGAGCCGCAATTTAGCGTCACCCCAGGACAAGCCGCTGTGTTGTACGAGGGCGATATCGTGCTCGGGGGTGGCATTATCGAACGACCGACGGCGGGTTAA
- a CDS encoding caspase family protein, translating to MGLNRRTFLQKAGLGLAMLGVSETVLSLLGDKSLAVPVLDRYFQALAQPSGRKLALLVGINQYPRNTALTGCVTDVELQRELLLHRFGFKRQDILTLTDSQASRENIETAFVEHLIEQAKAGDVVVFHFSGYGSRVKMGQDASGDDSIRLQNSLVPSDGIVQTNGASVGNDLLEDTLILLLRSLPTDHVTTILDTSYIASSRVLQGNLRVRSSPNPPAEAPSLNELAFQEQIRLRTNPIGEKLFNTISPNQMPGILLAAAGPSELATEVQWNGFSAGLFTYALTQHLWQASPATTIQISLSRAAGMVNQMVGTEQQPRVIHQKSQQSSLLAYYLPPDPSIGADGVVTAVEENGRTAQLWLAGLPATVLEYYGSNSIVNLYPNGSLPSVAGEGGQESSPVSPPSPASAQLQIRSKEGLTAKARIVGISVTDNSPLKVGQFVHEAVRLLPRNLGLTIALDVSLERIERVDATSAFAAIPPVSSVVIAGEQPADYVFGKVPLSPGAAPVAANVPVDVATTRPEGMDTLGRTGGYGLFYLGREPIRNTAGEAGEAVRSAVNRLNPKLETLLAAKLLRLTVNEGSSRLGIRASLEMVSPQGTVVMQRETWRASSPSSSPAKAFANNKKTSDLIAKAGEGNLPTVPIGSQIQYRLENYSDRPIYFMLVGMDTSGNAIALYHNQVSQSPEDTENKPPLNNALIAPGETLTLPQSSASNWVIQEPPGLAEIQLICSRTPFTKSLMALDSARRKREGERIGDLFNPLEVARSVLQDLHNASAVAPELIGTTSDSYALDVNAWATLSFIYQVV from the coding sequence ATGGGACTTAATCGGCGGACTTTTCTGCAAAAAGCTGGTTTGGGGCTAGCCATGCTGGGAGTGAGTGAGACTGTACTATCACTCCTGGGTGATAAAAGCTTAGCCGTACCCGTGTTGGATCGCTATTTCCAAGCCTTGGCACAACCAAGCGGACGGAAGTTAGCGTTACTGGTGGGAATCAACCAGTATCCTCGGAACACGGCATTAACTGGTTGTGTCACGGATGTGGAACTGCAACGGGAACTGTTACTGCATCGATTTGGCTTCAAGCGTCAGGATATCTTGACGCTGACGGATAGCCAAGCGAGTCGGGAGAATATCGAAACCGCCTTTGTGGAGCATTTAATCGAGCAAGCGAAGGCCGGTGATGTTGTGGTGTTCCACTTCAGTGGCTATGGTAGCCGCGTCAAGATGGGTCAGGACGCTTCGGGCGATGACTCTATCCGCCTGCAAAATAGCCTCGTGCCAAGCGATGGGATCGTACAAACTAACGGCGCTTCGGTGGGGAACGATTTACTCGAAGACACCCTGATTTTGCTGCTGCGATCGCTACCGACAGACCACGTTACCACCATCCTAGATACCAGCTACATCGCCTCAAGTCGCGTCCTGCAAGGCAATCTCCGTGTGCGGTCTTCCCCCAACCCACCCGCAGAAGCTCCGAGTCTCAATGAGTTGGCGTTTCAAGAGCAAATCCGGCTTCGCACCAACCCCATCGGGGAAAAGCTGTTCAACACCATCAGCCCGAACCAAATGCCAGGAATTCTACTTGCCGCCGCAGGCCCCAGTGAACTGGCAACCGAGGTGCAATGGAATGGCTTTAGTGCAGGCTTATTTACCTACGCTCTTACTCAACATCTGTGGCAGGCTTCACCTGCAACAACGATTCAGATTAGCTTGAGTCGTGCGGCGGGAATGGTGAATCAAATGGTTGGAACAGAGCAACAGCCCCGCGTCATCCATCAAAAAAGCCAACAAAGTTCATTACTCGCCTATTACTTACCTCCCGATCCCAGCATCGGGGCGGATGGTGTCGTGACGGCAGTTGAAGAGAATGGCAGAACAGCACAGTTGTGGTTAGCAGGGCTTCCCGCAACCGTTCTGGAATACTACGGTTCCAATTCTATTGTCAACCTTTATCCGAATGGTTCACTTCCCTCCGTTGCTGGGGAAGGGGGGCAAGAGAGTTCTCCTGTGTCTCCTCCATCTCCCGCATCAGCACAACTGCAAATCCGCTCAAAAGAGGGGCTGACGGCAAAGGCACGAATTGTGGGTATCAGTGTGACGGATAATTCCCCACTCAAGGTTGGGCAGTTCGTACACGAAGCCGTTCGTCTCCTACCCCGCAATCTGGGTCTCACAATCGCTCTGGATGTGAGTCTAGAACGGATTGAGCGGGTGGATGCTACGAGTGCTTTTGCTGCTATTCCGCCTGTCTCATCGGTGGTGATTGCCGGAGAACAACCCGCTGATTATGTGTTTGGCAAGGTGCCCTTATCTCCTGGGGCGGCACCTGTAGCCGCTAATGTCCCCGTGGATGTAGCCACAACACGCCCAGAGGGGATGGATACATTAGGACGGACGGGGGGCTATGGACTGTTCTATCTGGGTCGTGAACCCATTCGGAATACGGCAGGGGAAGCTGGAGAAGCTGTGAGGTCAGCGGTTAATCGGCTGAACCCTAAGCTGGAAACCTTATTAGCCGCCAAGTTGTTGCGTTTAACGGTCAATGAAGGGTCTTCCCGGTTGGGCATCCGAGCATCCCTAGAGATGGTTTCCCCTCAAGGAACCGTGGTGATGCAACGAGAAACCTGGCGGGCGTCTTCACCCTCTTCTTCTCCTGCAAAGGCATTTGCCAATAACAAGAAGACTAGTGATTTGATTGCAAAGGCTGGAGAAGGAAATCTCCCCACCGTACCGATTGGCAGTCAGATCCAATATCGGTTGGAAAATTATAGCGATCGCCCAATTTATTTCATGCTAGTGGGCATGGATACCAGCGGCAATGCGATCGCGCTTTATCATAACCAAGTCTCTCAAAGTCCAGAGGACACAGAAAACAAACCCCCTCTCAACAATGCCTTGATTGCCCCTGGGGAAACTCTGACGCTGCCTCAATCTTCAGCGTCTAACTGGGTAATTCAAGAGCCACCAGGACTTGCAGAAATTCAACTCATTTGCAGTCGAACACCCTTCACCAAAAGTCTCATGGCACTGGACTCGGCGCGGCGTAAAAGGGAAGGAGAACGCATCGGGGATTTATTTAATCCCTTGGAAGTCGCTCGCTCTGTGCTCCAAGATTTACACAATGCTAGTGCCGTTGCTCCAGAGTTGATTGGTACCACTTCCGATAGCTATGCATTGGATGTTAATGCATGGGCTACTCTCAGTTTTATCTATCAGGTCGTCTGA
- a CDS encoding WbuC family cupin fold metalloprotein produces MRSLPIKRLTEELLHTIVEQARHSPRQRQNYDFHEPSEKVQRFLNVLQPGTYVRPHRHQRPPQVNGFEFFLVIQGEIGIIIFDESAQILHTERICANGSTRAIELPEGVYHTLVVLRPDTVMLELKEGPYNPSTDKEFLDGFPAEGTPAAEQMVKGWRGYFG; encoded by the coding sequence ATGCGATCGCTACCGATCAAACGCCTTACCGAGGAATTACTCCATACTATCGTCGAGCAAGCCCGTCACAGTCCTCGACAGCGGCAGAATTACGACTTTCACGAACCTTCCGAAAAAGTTCAACGATTCCTGAACGTGCTTCAACCAGGAACCTACGTCCGCCCCCACCGACATCAGCGTCCCCCCCAGGTGAATGGGTTCGAGTTTTTTCTGGTGATTCAGGGAGAAATAGGTATCATTATTTTTGACGAGAGCGCTCAAATTTTGCATACCGAACGCATCTGTGCCAATGGATCGACTCGTGCGATTGAACTGCCGGAGGGGGTCTATCATACCCTAGTGGTGCTGCGTCCTGATACGGTGATGCTCGAACTCAAAGAAGGCCCCTATAATCCCAGTACGGATAAAGAGTTTCTGGACGGTTTTCCGGCTGAAGGAACCCCAGCCGCCGAGCAAATGGTGAAGGGATGGAGAGGGTACTTCGGCTAA
- a CDS encoding MFS transporter, whose translation MLEKEENRNLLETKSLYLEEIQEDIASLETVLLTNPPLKLSKPETRSTLRALTLEGVFGTLFYSIIGGALLSNFLLDLGAGPVEIGMLASIPQLVNLLQPFGAYLADQMQSRYRYSLSIFGPSRLLWLILVLAIGLAGSFHIPGHQLVQLTLAIIWVTQLLESFGRASWLSWMAALVPQRVRGRYFGFRNSAVSLTNLIGVPLLALVVSNWPGGRLQGYGAILALGIGLGVTSLVCQFFMTDVNPKRVHATHSDLGERSSLKTIFSFLEDANFLKFLLYSGLWSFAVNVCAPFFNLYLLDDLSIDVSVVTLYNSIGAGANLLMLVFWGKLADRVGNRPIMLVVGILVALTPLLWLEAGTAPIFLWVWFPLLHIIGGGTWAAIDLCSNNLLMGVAPLLHQSIYFAIAAAVPGVTGAIGITTGGFLATLTNFGGLPGVFALSAILRLVALLFLVFVHEQRSVSLGKFWLLLLPAWWRRVPIEPGDIRFQPLIVEELDSPPESSCEQS comes from the coding sequence ATGCTCGAAAAAGAAGAAAATCGTAATTTACTTGAAACAAAATCGCTTTATCTTGAAGAAATCCAAGAGGATATAGCTTCTTTAGAGACGGTACTTCTGACCAACCCGCCTCTAAAACTTTCCAAGCCGGAAACGCGCTCAACTCTTAGAGCATTAACGCTCGAAGGTGTCTTCGGTACGCTTTTTTACAGTATCATTGGCGGCGCGTTGCTGAGTAATTTCTTATTGGATCTGGGTGCGGGTCCGGTGGAAATTGGGATGCTCGCCTCTATTCCTCAGTTGGTGAATTTACTCCAACCCTTCGGAGCTTATTTAGCCGATCAAATGCAGAGCCGCTATCGGTATTCTCTCTCCATTTTTGGGCCGTCGCGGCTGCTGTGGTTGATTCTCGTGCTAGCCATTGGGTTGGCAGGCTCGTTTCATATCCCTGGGCATCAGCTCGTGCAGTTGACATTGGCGATCATTTGGGTAACTCAACTCTTAGAATCTTTTGGTCGTGCTTCTTGGCTGAGCTGGATGGCGGCTTTAGTCCCTCAACGGGTGCGGGGACGATATTTTGGCTTTCGCAATAGTGCTGTTAGTTTGACAAATCTGATCGGTGTGCCGTTGTTGGCTTTAGTCGTATCGAACTGGCCTGGTGGAAGGCTTCAAGGTTACGGTGCCATCTTGGCTTTAGGCATTGGGCTTGGCGTAACCAGTCTGGTTTGTCAGTTCTTTATGACCGATGTAAACCCCAAGCGGGTACACGCCACGCATTCAGATTTAGGGGAAAGGTCGTCCCTCAAAACAATTTTTAGCTTCCTGGAGGATGCTAATTTTTTGAAGTTTTTGCTTTATTCGGGCTTATGGAGTTTTGCGGTTAATGTCTGCGCTCCCTTCTTTAACCTCTACTTGCTGGATGACCTGAGTATAGATGTCAGCGTAGTAACGCTCTATAACAGCATCGGAGCGGGTGCTAACTTACTGATGTTGGTGTTTTGGGGAAAGCTGGCTGACCGAGTTGGAAATCGCCCAATTATGCTAGTTGTGGGGATTTTGGTGGCTCTGACACCTCTACTCTGGCTAGAAGCTGGAACGGCTCCGATTTTCTTATGGGTGTGGTTCCCTCTGTTACACATCATCGGTGGTGGGACGTGGGCAGCGATTGACTTGTGTAGCAACAATCTTTTGATGGGGGTGGCACCATTGTTGCATCAGTCGATTTATTTTGCGATCGCGGCAGCGGTTCCGGGTGTCACTGGGGCGATAGGAATCACGACAGGTGGCTTTCTCGCTACTTTGACCAATTTCGGTGGATTGCCAGGAGTATTTGCCCTCTCAGCTATCTTAAGACTGGTGGCTCTCCTGTTCTTAGTTTTTGTTCACGAGCAGCGTTCTGTTTCTTTGGGTAAGTTTTGGCTCCTGCTGTTGCCAGCTTGGTGGAGAAGAGTGCCGATTGAACCTGGAGATATCCGGTTTCAACCCTTGATCGTTGAAGAGTTGGATTCTCCACCTGAAAGCTCATGCGAGCAATCTTAA
- a CDS encoding polyphosphate kinase 2 family protein — protein MSKNKHLPEDREALINGATYPESKKTQQAAEKATTYAASVTAPETVVVDKPPPKPNYPLYRVQPGERISLSDIDPNTSEHYRKKKEVMVELEKHRQRIRKLQERLYAENQRSLLIVLQAMDTGGKDGTIKHVFREVNPQGCQVWSFKIPSDEEASHDFLWRYHHRVPQRGMITIFNRAHYEDVLVVRVHDLVKEDVWQQRYHIINEFEQMLTLSNITVIKFFLHISKDEQKRRLESRLENPDKQWKFSKNDIKERRLWDEYQQAFEDAISNCSTAYAPWYVVPANKKWYRNLVVARTIADTLEAINPQYPNGEKGLKNIVIPD, from the coding sequence ATGAGTAAAAACAAACATTTACCCGAAGACAGGGAAGCACTTATTAATGGTGCAACTTACCCAGAGAGCAAAAAAACGCAACAAGCCGCCGAGAAAGCAACCACTTATGCGGCTAGCGTGACGGCACCCGAAACAGTCGTTGTGGACAAGCCGCCGCCAAAACCTAACTATCCCCTCTATCGAGTGCAACCTGGAGAGCGTATCTCCTTATCTGACATCGATCCCAATACCTCGGAGCATTACAGAAAAAAGAAAGAGGTGATGGTAGAACTAGAAAAACATCGCCAGCGAATTCGCAAGTTACAAGAGCGTTTGTATGCGGAGAACCAACGCAGCTTACTGATTGTGCTTCAAGCGATGGATACTGGGGGCAAAGATGGCACCATTAAACACGTCTTTCGCGAAGTTAACCCTCAAGGTTGCCAAGTTTGGTCGTTTAAAATACCCAGTGATGAAGAAGCCAGCCACGATTTTCTCTGGCGCTACCACCATCGGGTACCCCAGCGTGGCATGATTACCATCTTTAACCGCGCTCACTACGAAGATGTTCTGGTTGTGCGTGTTCATGATTTAGTAAAAGAAGATGTATGGCAGCAGCGCTATCACATCATTAATGAATTTGAGCAAATGCTCACGCTCAGCAATATTACTGTTATCAAGTTTTTTCTGCATATTTCCAAAGACGAACAAAAGCGCCGCTTGGAGAGTCGATTGGAGAATCCGGACAAGCAATGGAAGTTTTCCAAAAATGACATTAAGGAGCGACGATTGTGGGACGAATATCAGCAGGCATTTGAGGATGCGATTAGTAATTGCTCTACAGCTTATGCTCCTTGGTACGTTGTTCCAGCGAACAAGAAGTGGTATCGCAACCTAGTCGTCGCTCGCACGATCGCAGATACATTGGAGGCTATAAATCCTCAATATCCCAATGGAGAGAAGGGTTTGAAAAATATCGTCATTCCTGATTGA
- a CDS encoding NF041680 family putative transposase yields the protein MNYKQLQEFRQQVYDLINFAQDATFELTDAVLTTRNVYSLAEFSLSPFFRRKWPSIYEALQDCRPNRNKLMRLYIKQILVQERPVLAVDHTAWARVHSPTLQDRTYCHQPSAIASNKPISIGQGYSTIAWIPEHKGSWALPLRHERITSWENPISKAAWQIKQACKYLPLRPMILLDSEYGNASLLNQTAQIEADFLMRIRSNRCLYSAPPAYTGKGRPRKHGQKFKLNDSSTWWEATEMVEVEDSRFGQLRVRMWQDLHFSGSASIAMQLILVERILPEQSHSKSQPLWLVWVGQEMLPLPEIWRQYLRRFAVDHWYRFLKQRLHWTVPQLSTPCQCERWSDLMPILTWELWLARDLVAQHHLPWQKPLSNLTPGRVAESFALLLPEIGTPAVSPKPRGKSPGWQAGNKRTKKTRYPVVKKGKTPHKKRTKKAA from the coding sequence ATGAACTATAAACAACTTCAAGAATTTCGCCAACAAGTTTACGACTTAATTAACTTCGCGCAGGATGCTACTTTTGAGTTGACTGATGCTGTACTCACAACTCGCAATGTCTATAGCCTAGCTGAATTTTCTTTAAGTCCCTTTTTTCGACGGAAGTGGCCGAGCATATATGAAGCTCTACAAGACTGTAGACCGAATCGCAACAAGTTAATGCGCCTGTATATCAAACAGATACTAGTGCAGGAGCGCCCCGTTTTAGCCGTAGATCATACGGCTTGGGCAAGAGTTCATTCACCAACATTGCAAGACCGTACTTACTGCCATCAGCCAAGTGCGATCGCTTCCAACAAACCGATTAGTATCGGTCAAGGATACAGTACCATAGCTTGGATACCCGAACATAAGGGCAGTTGGGCATTACCTTTGAGACATGAGCGGATTACCAGTTGGGAGAATCCGATTAGCAAAGCTGCTTGGCAAATCAAACAAGCTTGTAAGTATTTGCCACTACGTCCGATGATTTTACTCGATAGTGAATATGGCAATGCTTCCTTGCTCAATCAAACAGCCCAGATAGAAGCCGACTTTTTGATGAGGATTCGTTCTAATCGTTGTTTATACTCAGCACCTCCTGCCTATACAGGTAAGGGACGACCCAGAAAACATGGTCAAAAATTTAAGCTCAACGACTCATCAACTTGGTGGGAAGCTACTGAAATGGTTGAAGTTGAGGACTCAAGGTTTGGGCAACTTCGAGTCCGGATGTGGCAAGACCTGCATTTTTCTGGTAGTGCTTCAATTGCTATGCAATTAATTTTAGTCGAACGTATCCTGCCGGAGCAATCACACTCAAAGTCTCAACCGTTATGGTTGGTGTGGGTAGGTCAGGAAATGCTGCCCCTGCCTGAGATTTGGCGACAATATTTACGTCGCTTTGCTGTTGACCACTGGTATCGTTTTCTTAAACAACGATTACATTGGACAGTTCCTCAACTGAGTACTCCATGCCAATGTGAAAGGTGGAGTGATTTAATGCCCATATTGACTTGGGAATTATGGTTAGCTAGAGACTTGGTGGCACAACACCACCTTCCTTGGCAAAAACCCCTGTCAAATTTAACTCCTGGGCGGGTGGCTGAGTCGTTCGCATTACTTTTACCGGAGATTGGCACACCGGCTGTCTCTCCCAAACCCCGTGGAAAGTCTCCGGGTTGGCAAGCCGGGAACAAACGTACTAAAAAAACTCGTTACCCAGTAGTGAAAAAAGGAAAAACACCACACAAAAAACGGACAAAAAAAGCTGCTTAA